A window of the Theileria parva strain Muguga chromosome 2, complete sequence, whole genome shotgun sequence genome harbors these coding sequences:
- a CDS encoding WW domain protein, translating to MDNKENVSKRVWKEVIDPSSRSVYYWNISTGETSWVNPSNDESSKDFDSFEDRVSHDTKVIIDKLVHRVERIKFFFDEINLISDVCDYTRSQDINSFKETIEQCLTDLNTILDVVTPRTKTQKKYSALKKVLTDHRNYLKNNNNVSDELINIVNYAKAEIERGLDNIKRFPASNDVLLDDFKVYMEKRKLDVTTDKSPKSIEFLKKHKASLESPTKPESTHFHQSDPILSKTVDKNRSSSLKSIHERWNRASEVIDNSEDGSKKPKAPNVPQFHNTEKDNPNLVPITKPWYKN from the exons ATGGATAATAAAGAAAATGTATCCAAAAGGGTTTGGAAAGAAGTCATTGATCCTTCTTCTCGCTCAGTTTATTACTGGAACATTTCAACTGGTGAAACATCCTGGGTGAACCCTTCCAACGACGAATCTTCCAAAGATTTTGATTCCTTTGAGGATAGGGTTTCTCATGATACTAAGGTAATTATTGACAAACTAGTTCACAGGGTTGAAAGGATAAAGTTTTTCTTTGACGAGATTAACTTGATAAGTGATGTTTGCGACTACACTAGATCCCAGGATATAAATTCCTTTAAA GAGACTATTGAGCAGTGTTTGACTGATTTGAACACTATATTAGATGTTGTAACTCCAAGGACTAAAACACAGAAGAAGTATTCCGCCTTAAAGAAAGTTTTAACTGACCACAGG AACTACCTTAAGAACAACAATAATGTTTCTGATGAGCTGATAAACATTGTTAACTACGCTAAGGCTGAGATTGAGCGTGGTTTGGACAATATAAAGAGGTTTCCTGCCTCCAACGATGTGCTTCTTGACGACTTTAAAGTTTATATGGAGAAGAGAAAACTCGATGTCACAACGGACAAATCGCCTAAATCTATAGAGTTTTTGAAAAAGCATAAAGCTAGTTTAGAATCACCCACTAAACCTGAATCCACTCATTTTCATCAGTCTGAtccaattttatcaaaaacagttgataaaaatagGAGTAGCTCCTTGAAATCAATCCATGAAAGGTGGAACAGAGCTTCTGAGGTCATAGATAACTCTGAGGATGGCTCTAAGAAGCCAAAGGCCCCAAATGTGCCACAATTCCATAACACCGAGAAAGATAACCCCAATTTGGTCCCCATCACCAAACCTTGGTATAAGAATTAA
- the dnaJ gene encoding chaperone protein DnaJ: MSRILWNPLFSNSISTISRKTCNKSICSYNTWHKICKYKYVFSSGSFKDQRNNPTQSFFYNKRNIKYIHTSPTRYTNDPYSVLGVSRNATNEEIKRKFRELAKKYHPDLNPSPDAKQKMAQITSAYELLSDPKKRKIYDQTGMQTEDPGFDPSAGGFGGFSGFGDSSFMFTDFAEMFSRMASGTGAGSSFTGSSRGEDIQTEITISFMEAIRGCTKNITVPARVSCNECHGLGRQPGTSVDVCKVCNGTGVQRMERGPIIIGVPCRTCNGSGQVVPHPCKACGGSGDRAQTKSVSVDLPPGVRNGMQMRIPNQGHVGVRGGKSGHLFVNINIQPHHIFKWIDDDIHVHVPISLKQCLLGGNISIPTLDGSTTVTLQPNSQPFFVKTLKNKGPPKVDSRNNGNLIIHFELKLPEVLSANQKELIEQFDKDTINEPKTKNENFTNEDSFKWWKRVVSNKY, from the exons ATGAGCAGAATATTGTGGAATCCACTCTTTTCAAactcaatatcaacaatttcCAGAAAAACCTgtaataaatcaatttgTTCATACAATACTTGGCATAAgatatgtaaatataaatatgttttttCATCTGGCTCCTTTAAAGACCAGAGAAATAATCCTACACAATCTtttttttacaataaaaggaatattaaatatatacatacATCTCCAACTAGATATACAAACGATCCTTATTCTGTACTTGGTGTTAGCAGAAATGCTACAAACGAAGAAATAAAAAGGAAATTCAGAGAACTGGCTAAAAAATACCACCCAGATCTGAACCCTTCTCCGGATGCTAAACAGAAAATGGCTCAAATAACAAG cGCATATGAATTATTATCGGATCCTAAAAAGAGAAAAATCTATGATCAAACGGGAATGCAAACAGAGGACCCAGGATTCGATCCTTCAg cGGGAGGATTTGGTGGATTTTCTGGATTTGGAGATTCATCTTTCATGTTCACGGATTTCGCAGAGATGTTTTCTAGAATGGCCTCTGGAACTGGAGCAGGTTCGTCATTTACGGGGTCTTCAAGAGGAGAAGATATCCAG ACTGAAATAACAATTAGTTTTATGGAAGCCATTCGAGGTTGTACTAAG AATATAACAGTTCCAGCAAGAGTTTCATGTAATGAATGCCATGGATTAGGAAGACAGCCAGGGACTTCAGTAGATGTATGTAAAGTATGCAATGGAACAG GAGTTCAAAGAATGGAAAGAGGACCAATTATAATAGGAGTACCATGTAGAACCTGTAACGGCAGTGGTCAAGTAGTACCTCACCCTTGCAAAGCCTGTGGAGGCTCAGGAGATAGAGCGCAAACAAAATCAGTCAGTGTGGATTTACCTCCAGGTGTAAGAAATGGAATGCAAATGAGAATCCCAAATCAAGGCCACGTTGGAGTGAGAGGTGGTAAAAGTGGTCACTTATTTGTCAATATAAACATACAACCGCATCATATATTTAAGTGGATTGATGATGATATACATGTACACGTTCCAATATCACTTAAACAATGTCTCTTGGGAGGTAACATATCAATTCCAACCTTAGATGGGTCAACCACAGTTACACTTCAGCCAAATTCTCAGCCtttttttgttaaaacCTTGAAGAATAAAGGTCCGCCAAAAGTTGATAGCAGAAATAATggaaatttgataatacACTTCGAACTCAAACTTCCAGAAGTTCTATCTGCCAACCAAAAGGAGCTGATTGAGCAATTTGATAAAGATACTATTAATGAGCcaaaaactaaaaatgaaaatttcaCAAATGAAGATTCCTTCAAGTGGTGGAAAAGAGTCGTTTCTAACAAGTACTAG
- the RPA1C gene encoding replication factor-a protein 1 (rpa1) family protein, with the protein MSLPRFLTRDFFSTLADSINNANEKYFQEVHECQTPVKLLCLQQSCIADNKYLIETLDGSVPVEYKHTCLALVPLTPDGDRQLIGKVISFTQYKVAPTKSRYLVVLTRISVVPGDYRHLIGHLVPALIYHPRLAVVQDDNIKNTMPELNSPVSGPVRKQENSRTVKTISNPYDPPVNKTKKDVPLTKISDLTLYTPKWSIRARVVFKSEIRKFNNQRGESQLFSVDLCDSNGEIRAVFFGESVNKWYSFLEEGQVYSISGGQLKPANKRFNNLKHTCELILDESSHIQLFQNDESIPSFCYSFTPLDQLQDVKSGETIDVIAIVVTAKDVQKINNKSTGNNVEKRDFLLCDSTNTTVWVTSWGQKTQLFNYQGENSHPLVCLKGVKVGEWQGKKLDVQGSTQVICEPVIPEALKLRKWWNENSQNVNFQQEVSKTTNSTFNKLCTISHIISSTNQGLQFKSIDSNGMVFTTRALIEVLKDTNFCFPSCTGCRKKMTNDQGIWYCPKCNSSTNPVHLYILNIKIVDETSHIWATAMSDVGESIMGIKAYKLIKLMENGPSDENEKNFVNYFEDARLTEYIFKIKATVENFMDEPRIKYRVLRATPLEKELDLAIKDRIENIKKLIP; encoded by the exons atgtctCTGCCACGTTTTTTAACGAGGGATTTTTTTTCCACACTGGCAGACTCCATAAATAACGCAAACGAAAAATACTTCCAAGAAGTTCACGAATGTCAGACCCCCGTAAAACTCCTCTGTCTTCAGCAATCGTGTATTGCTGACAACAAATACCt AATTGAAACACTCGACGGATCCGTTCCCGTAGAATATAAACACACCTGTTTAGCACTAGTTCCTCTCACACCTGACGGAGATCGACAATTAATAGGGAAGGTCATCAGTTTTACACAGTATAAAGTGGCGCCTACCAA atcACGATATTTGGTTGTTTTGACTAGGATTTCAGTAGTTCCGGGGGATTATAGGCATTTGATTGGTCACCTCGTACCCGCCTTGATCTATCATCCA CGCTTGGCGGTGGTTCAGGACGATAACAtcaa AAATACAATGCCAGAACTAAATTCGCCAGTGTCAGGACCGGTGAGAAAACAGGAAAACAGTAGAACTGTAAAAACGATCTCTAACCCGTATGATCCGCCGGTGAATAAGACAAAGAAGGATGTTCCGTTGACAAAAATATCAGATTTGACCCTGTATACTCCAAAATGGTCAATAAGAGCAAGAGTAGTTTTCAA GTCTGAAATCAGAAAATTCAATAACCAAAGAGGAGAAAGTCAGTTATTTTCAGTAGATTTGTGTGATTCTAAC GGCGAGATCCGCGCAGTGTTCTTTGGAGAATCAGTGAACAAGTGGTACTCATTTCTTGAGGAAGGACAG GTTTATTCCATAAGTGGAGGACAACTGAAGCCTGCAAATAAGAGGttcaataatttgaaaCACACGTGTGAATTGATCTTGGATGAGAGCTCCCATATCCAGTTGTTCCAAAACGATGAGTCTATACCTTCATTCTGTTATTCATTTACACCGCTCGACCAACTCCAGGATGTCAAATCTGGAGAAACAATTGATGTTATAGCCATAGTGGTAACAGCCAAGGATgtacaaaaaataaacaacaAG TCTACTGGAAACAACGTTGAGAAGAGGGACTTTCTACTTTGTGACTCAACAAATACTACAGTGTGGGTCACCAGTTGGGGTCAGAAAACGCAGCTTTTCAACTATCAAGGCGAAAACTCGCATCCGTTGGTCTGTTTAAAGG GAGTAAAGGTGGGAGAGTGGCAAGGGAAGAAACTGGATGTCCAAGGCTCAACACAAGTTATCTGTGAGCCAGTGATACCTGAGGCACTCAAGTTGAGAAAATGGTGGAATGAG AACTCTCAGAACGTTAATTTTCAACAAGAAGTTTCTAAAACCACCAATAGCACCTTTAACAAACTTTGTACCATATCACACATAATATCTTCAACGAACCAAGGACTCCAATTCAAAT CAATTGACTCGAACGGGATGGTCTTCACCACGAGAGCATTGATTGAGGTGTTGAAGGATACAAACTTCTGCTTCCC GTCTTGCACCGGATGCCGTAAGAAAATGACAAATGATCAAGGGATCTGGTATTGCCCCAAGTGCAATAGTAGCACGAACCCAGTGCATCT GTACATCCTcaacattaaaattgtgGATGAGACGTCCCACATATGGGCAACGGCAATGTCAGATGTGGGAGAG AGCATCATGGGAATAAAGGCATACAAATTGATAAAACTCATGGAAAACGGACCGTCGGACGAGAACGAAAAGAATTTCGTAAACTATTTTGAAGACGCCAGACTGACG gagtatatttttaaaattaaggcTACCGTTGAGAATTTTATGGATGAGCCCAGGATAAAATAC AGAGTATTGAGGGCGACACCACTTGAAAAGGAACTGGACCTAGCTATCAAAGATAGAATAGAAAACATCAAAAAACTAATTCCGTGA
- the Btf3 gene encoding NAC domain protein: MMETVNPVTVDTVTPEMLAAREKLRSRMGVTGTQTGGKGTARRKLKKTTKYVGDDKRLQYALRSIGAANIPGIEEVQILKEDGSLLTFTNPKIQTAPNANTFVVTGVVEEKELSFPDILQQLSAAGFDLPKNEHEKDGDLEETTDVPKLVEVFDDVTQNTDSTS; this comes from the coding sequence ATGATGGAAACTGTGAATCCGGTTACAGTTGACACTGTAACCCCTGAAATGTTGGCAGCGCGAGAAAAGCTCAGATCTCGAATGGGAGTCACTGGAACACAAACAGGAGGAAAGGGAACCGCCAGGAGAAAACTTAAGAAAACTACTAAATATGTAGGCGACGATAAAAGGTTACAATACGCCCTACGCTCAATAGGAGCTGCAAACATTCCTGGAATAGAGGAGGTTCAAATTCTCAAGGAAGATGGATCGTTATTGACATTCACTAACCCAAAGATCCAAACTGCTCCAAACGCTAATACATTTGTTGTAACTGGAGTGGTTGAGGAAAAGGAACTTTCCTTCCCAGATATCCTCCAACAGCTTTCAGCTGCAGGATTTGACCTTCCTAAGAATGAACATGAAAAGGACGGTGATTTAGAAGAGACAACGGACGTACCAAAACTCGTGGAAGTTTTTGACGACGTCACTCAAAACACAGATTCTACAAgctaa
- the rpl21b gene encoding 60S ribosomal protein L21-1 encodes MPHSYGKRARTRHKFSKPFRRHGMPPLSKYLTTYKVGDYVDIYVDSAVHRGMPHSFYHGRTGVVYNVTKRALGVMVKKVVRGKELLKKVNVNVEHVRKSRCREEFLKRVAVNDELRRKAKLDGKKLNLKRQPKPVSPGYFVNVDKDSVVTLDPVPFVEKY; translated from the coding sequence ATGCCACACTCTTACGGGAAACGTGCCAGAACTCGACATAAGTTCTCCAAACCTTTCCGTCGTCATGGCATGCCTCCTCTATCGAAATACCTGACAACATATAAAGTTGGCGATTATGTTGATATTTACGTCGATTCCGCAGTCCATAGGGGCATGCCTCACTCCTTCTACCACGGAAGGACAGGAGTTGTTTATAACGTGACGAAGAGGGCTCTTGGGGTAATGGTAAAGAAGGTGGTCCGTGGAAAAGAGCTTTTGAAGAAGGTTAACGTTAATGTTGAGCATGTTAGAAAGAGTCGTTGCAGAGAGGAGTTCCTTAAGAGAGTTGCAGTCAATGACGAGCTCAGAAGAAAGGCAAAGCTTGATGGAAAGAAACTTAATCTTAAAAGGCAACCGAAGCCCGTTTCACCTGGATATTTCGTCAATGTTGACAAGGATTCCGTTGTAACTTTAGATCCTGTTCCTTTTGTAGAGAAGTACTAA
- the las1 gene encoding Las1-like family protein, producing MLYEPTSWYSYSQVLDIFKRLSDENQYESILFQIELWKARGRVPAAIHATYLLLSVMLSHKNSNLYQSNIRDLYAMSIIRTVNLLLDQEQDSIYAKSMILMGKEANFPESIIKCRHRCSHGDIPDLETLMFTLKDTLNYLYRKYWEKQSNLINSRLGDDNHHTLVLFSAFLLSRSVINNVDHSLYIRPLNKRRFKLKHVLNKKKPQNLVTIKSVLSDSNRILYLVSGGINLSIYRFLSFVKKKNRRFYATRSSIQLFNCTLKKLLNCCLNEDIFISLFVECFFCSYKPFQSPMFFLILFYTISQYSFNFTIKFVAHILNWVFDITDMFTDIKNLENDSVTRRANLYSNVLIGFDFKYNYPNHNNMKHHVKNNFNSFPTNEAYRSNVNEWLLVLLEYGLSLKNGKISTNHIRFLRTFRVLPKSEYEKMLNYEFTALSRTLTAVALLLPSYVVKISSRHAQNSFSTPKENSAGIWTRDKISHAIGLGNWISLGNGRYMFEVAHEEVKKKTILESETNLKTYTEKINKNLLPGTIWNNKDCKVRQTFPLGGDDIDTNGKIILCLEKIKDKNFIKVEGCDEKVACAKSQLYSINNDLKFEKFDQTRIQRKLLKIISSSTNCCKKNLNNNNLT from the exons ATGTTATATGAGCCTACATCATGGTACTCATATTCACAAGTATTAGATATTTTCAAAAGATTATCCGACGAAAATCAATATGAGTCAATTCTGTTCCAAATAGAGCTATGGAAGGCCCGAGGAAGGGTCCCGGCAGCCATTCACGCGACTTACCTCCTACTGAGCGTAATGCTATCACacaaaaattcaaatttataccAATCAAACATACGAGATTTGTACGCAATGTCAATAATAAG GACTGTAAACCTGCTACTGGACCAGGAACAAGATTCAATATATGCAAAGAGCATGATACTTATGGGAAAAGAAGCCAATTTCCCGGAAAGCATTATTAAATGCCGGCACAGATGCTCACACGGAGATATTCCAGACTTGGAAACACTAATGTTTACACTAAAAGATACACTCAATTATTTGTACAGAAAATACTG GGAGAAACAGtcaaatttgataaattcaaGGCTGGGTGACGATAACCATCACACACTTGTGTTATTCTCAGCATTTCTATTAAGTCGCTCTGTGATTAATAATGTAGACCATAGTTTATATATACGGCCCTTAAATAAGAGGCGATTTAAACTTAAACATGTTTTAAATAAGAAGAAACCACAAAACCTTGTAACCATAAAATCGGTACTCTCAGATAGTAACAGGATACTATACCTTGTTTCCGGAGGGATAAATCTCTCAATATATAGATTTCTAAgttttgtaaaaaagaaGAATCGTCGTTTTTACGCAACCAGGTCATCAATACAGCTATTCAACTGTACATTAAAGAAGCTGTTAAACTGCTGCCTAAACGAGGATATTTTTATCTCACTTTTCGTTGAATGTTTTTTTTGTAGTTATAAGCCATTTCAGTCACCAATGTTCTTCCTAATTCTGTTCTATACCATATCACAATACTCGTTTAACTTTACAATCAA gTTTGTGGCACACATTCTAAATTGGGTTTTTGATATTACTGATATGTTCACAGATATAAAGAATTTGGAAAATGACTCTGTAACCAGGAGAGCAAATTTGTACAGTAATGTGTTAATCggatttgattttaaatataactaTCCTAACCATAATAACATGAAACATCATGTTAAGAACAATTTCAACTCGTTTCCAACTAATGAAGCATACAGAAGTAATGTGAACGAGTGGCTGCTAGTGCTACTGGAGTACGGgttaagtttaaaaaatggtaaaatttCCACCAATCACATTAGGTTTTTGAGGACATTTAGAGTTTTACCAAAGTCtgaatatgaaaaaatgCTAAACTACGAGTTTACGGCGCTTTCAAGGACACTAACTGCAGTTGCTCTCCTACTGCCTTCCTATGTAGTCAAGATATCGTCTAGACATGCACAAAATTCTTTCTCTACACCTAAAGAGAATTCAGCTGGAATCTGGACCAGGGACAAGATATCACACGCAATAGGGCTTGGAAATTGGATAAGTTTGGGGAACGGAAGGTACATGTTCGAGGTCGCGCATGAAGAGGTGAAAAAAAAGACAATTTTGGAATCCGAGACTAATTTGAAAACATATAcagaaaaaataaataaaaatttattaccaGGAACAATATGGAACAATAAAGACTGTAAAGTAAGACAGACATTTCCACTGGGAGGGGACGACATTGACACCAATGGGAAAATCATCTTATGTctggaaaaaataaaggataaaaatttcaTAAAGGTGGAAGGATGCGATGAGAAAGTGGCTTGTGCGAAATCTCAGCTCTATAGCATCAACAATGACCTGAAATTCGAAAAATTCGATCAGACAAGAATCCAAAGGAAACTACTAAAGATCATTTCCTCAAGCACAAATTGTTGTAAAAAAAATCTCAACAACAATAATCTAACATAA
- the rplX gene encoding ribosomal protein L24, with product MSKYFKAAQQSFQMVKNRKVPHRNYFLHFSKYNSIPKPLVEKRQPRRVDLAKCLNMQVGDLVQVLHGQDKDRQGVILKIFHKKNQVIVENCNMRETFWNPVFDGKKPSLITQEMPIHVTNISLVDPVMKKPTIVKRRYMMNGECVRICKLSGSSLPEPVKVTWNQYRRPPKRQTPIKDIYAHKDYENFNLLTKFANFIREKKVAGLLSDKKL from the exons ATgtctaaatattttaaggCTGCTCAGCAGTCATTTCAGATGGTAAAGAATCGCAAGGTTCCACATAGGAACTactttttacatttttcaaAGTATAACTCGATCCCTAAACCATTGGTTGAGAAAAGACAGCCAAGAAGGGTTGATTTGGCAAAGTGTTTGAATATGCAAGTGGGAGATTTGGTTCAGGTATTACATGGACAGGATAAGGATCGTCAAGGTGTAATACTGAAGATTTTCCATAAGAAGAACCAAGTTATTGTTGAAAACTGCAATATg CGAGAAACCTTTTGGAATCCAGTATTTGATGGCAAAAAGCCGTCACTCATTACACAAGAAATGCCAATACATGTTACCAACATTTCACTGGTGGACCCAGTCATGAA gAAGCCTACAATTGTTAAAAGGAGATATATGATGAACggagaatgtgtaagaatttGTAAACTCTCAG gTTCTTCTCTCCCAGAACCTGTTAAAGTTACATGGAATCAGTATAGAAGACCGCCAAAACGACAAACTCCGATTAAG GATATTTACGCCCACAAagattatgaaaattttaaccttttGACTAAATTTGCAAATTTTATAAGGGAGAAGAAGGTGGCAGGGCTGCTGAGTGATAAGAAGCTTTGA
- the RpL10 gene encoding ribosomal protein L10.e yields MGRRPARCYRYCKNKPYPKSRFCRGVPDPKIRIYDMGLKGADVDDFPCAVHIVSGEYEQISSEALEAARICANKFMVKSGGKESFHIRVRVHPFHVLRINKMLSCAGADRLQTGMRRAFGKPTGVVARVNIGQVLMSIRTREHLVPKAIEALRRAKYKFPGRQKIFVSNKWGFTPFTKEEYLKYQSEGRLENKGVHVKWISSHGPLTKIFPNADSVSVPLDS; encoded by the exons ATGGGTAGAAGGCCAGCAAGGTGTTATAGATATTGCAAAAACAAACCATACCCAAAATCCCGTTTCTGTAGAGGTGTCCCAGACCCTAAGATAAGGATTTATGATATGGGTTTGAAAGGAGCGGATGTGGACGATTTCCCATGCGCCGTCCATATCGTATCAGGTGAATACGAGCAAATATCATCAGAAGCCCTTGAAGCTGCTAGGATCTGTGCAAACAAG tttatGGTGAAATCTGGTGGTAAGGAATCATTCCATATCAGAGTTAGAGTGCATCCCTTCCATGTTTTGCGTATAAACAAAATGCTTTCGTGCGCAGGTGCAGATCGCCTGCAAACGGGAATGCGCAGAGCTTTTGGAAAACCAACAGGTGTTGTAGCGAGAGTTAATATTGGACAAGTTTTAATGTCAATTAGAACAAGG GAACACTTGGTACCAAAAGCAATAGAAGCGTTGAGAAGAGCAAAGTACAAGTTCCCAGGAAGACAAAAAATATTCGTTTCGAACAAATGGGGATTCACTCCATTTACGAAGGAGGAATATTTGAAGTATCAATCGGAAGGAAGACTCGAAAACAAAGGAGTTCACGTCAAGTGGATCTCATCTCATGGGCCGTTGACAAAGATATTCCCTAATGCAGATTCGGTTTCAGTACCTCTTGATTCTTAA
- a CDS encoding Endoplasmic reticulum-based factor for assembly of V-ATPase family protein has protein sequence MNSSTNSAAYFSKTTEVVDFLDEFIRFRKKVLSSSDTNVSDFPLPNRPYRRSKFLNSPKGSKPSDDPELNGVHTDDHKDHDTFNELKPAPEDLNDSNQDNLLNVALQMSSDDELHLDAFISLVDAYYSMVLEFPSLDHSEFELSEVLKNAKITNRKFPKIENRIDIEWSKKTAHELKYQRLIKDIKELLVPSQTRFSEYKPPIISGLNIFFGVALTFIGSYSISGFLGLKDPLYKSLIGVVASFIALVVDTVLYLMKPTS, from the exons ATGAATAGTTCTACTAATTCTGCTGCTTATTTTAGCAAGACCACCGAGGTAGTTGACTTTCTGGACGAGTTTATTCGTTTTCGGAAGAAAGTGTTAAGCTCTTCTGACACTAACGTTTCTGATTTTCCTCTCCCTAACCGTCCTTATCGCAGatctaaatttttaaacagtCCTAAAGGTTCCAAACCTTCTGATGACCCTGAATTAAACGGTGTTCATACAGATGATCATAAAGATCATGACACTTTTAATGAACTTAAACCTGCTCCCGAAGATCTTAATGACTCTAATCAGGATAACCTTCTAAACGTTGCCTTGCAAATGTCTTCTGATGATGAGTTACATCTCGACGCCTTCATTTCACTG GTTGACGCTTATTATTCCATGGTTCTTGAATTCCCTAGTCTTGATCATTCTGAATTTGAACTAAGTGAAGTTCTTAAAAATGCTAAAATCACAA ACCGTAAATTTCCTAAAATTGAGAACAGAATTGACATTGAGTGGTCCAAGAAAACTGCCCATGAACTCAAGTACCAGCGTCTGATCAAGGATATTAAAGAGCTCCTGGTCCCTAGTCAAACTCGTTTTTCGGAGTACAAACCTCCCATAAT TTCTGGCTTAAACATATTCTTTGGTGTTGCTCTTACCTTCATTGGTTCTTACTCGATTTCTGGCTTTCTTGGCCTCAAAGACCCTCTTTAT AAATCCCTTATTGGAGTCGTTGCTTCTTTTATTGCGCTCGTCGTTGACACTGTCCTTTACTTAATGAAACCCACatcttaa
- the PRMT11 gene encoding putative protein arginine N-methyltransferase 1.2, translating into MLPNQVRVDKNPYSEDVLNQFNSEWNGFVDSKEHEPDEDSGEDKSNNYRNTDVYFNSYSYIGIHEEMLKDSVRTGIYYKTIMTNQHLFRDKVVLDIGCGTGILSLFCAKAGAKKVYAIDNSSIIGLARKITKVNGLSDKIVYIRSKVEDLEDDVIEPVDIIVSEWMGYFLLYENMISSVLYCRDKYLKPGGLIFPDRARLYIAAIEDTEYKSEKFDKWDDTYGLDFSLMKEHLMEEALVDFVDEKSLVTNSFCIFDVNLRECSVSDTDFVSNFVLISERRDYVHAFVFWFDVTFTCCDKPLTLTTSPKSKYTHWKQTVLYIEEVLNLQQNDLINGIIAVKKNKDNPRDVDIKLSYQINGTAPNNLKCHYYRIK; encoded by the exons ATGTTGCCGAATCAGGTTAGGGTAGATAAGAATCCGTACTCTGAAGATGTGTTAAATCAGTTCAACTCGGAGTGGAACGGATTCGTAGACTCAAAGGAACATGAACCTGATGAGGATTCCGGCGAAGATAAGTCGAATAACTATAGAAACACAgatgtatattttaattcatATTCATACATTGGAATCCATGAGGAAATGCTCAAAGATTCCGTTAGAACAG GTATTTATTACAAGACCATTATGACAAACCAACACCTGTTTCGAGATAAGGTTGTCTTGGATATTGGATGTGGAACTGGAATCTTATCTCTCTTTTGTGCAAAGGCGGGAGCAAAGAAGGTTTACGCCATAGATAACAGTAGCATTATTGGTTTGGCAAGAAAAATCACCAAAGTCAATGGGCTGTCTGACAAGATTGTCTACATTAGATCAAAAGTTGAGGATCTAGAAGATGACGTTATTGAGCCAGTTGATATCATTGTAAGTGAGTGGATGGGTTATTTTCTCCTCTATGAAAACATGATCTCGTCAGTTTTATACTGCAGGGACAAG TATCTTAAACCCGGTGGACTAATATTCCCTGACCGTGCCAGGTTATATATCGCAGCCATAGAAGATACAGAATACAAg TCTGAAAAGTTTGACAAGTGGGATGATACCTACGGCTTGGACTTCTCGTTGATGAAGGAACACTTAATGGAGGAGGCGTTGGTGGATTTTGTGGATGAAAAGTCTTTAGTAACTAACTCtttttgtatattt GATGTTAATCTTAGGGAGTGTAGTGTTTCGGATACTGATTTTGTCTCTAATTTCGTTCTTATTTCTGAGAGAAGAGATTACGTTCACGCCTTTGTTTTCTGGTTTGACGTTACGTTTACCTGTTGTGATAAACCTTTGACCCTAACAACCAGCCCTAAATCCAAGTATACTCACTGGAAACAAACTGTACTATACATTGAGGAGGTGTTAAACCTCCAACAAAATGACTTAATAAATGGAATCATCGCAGTTAAAAAGAATAAGGATAACCCTAGAGATGTTGACATTAAGCTGAGTTATCAGATAAATG GAACTGCTCCAAATAACCTTAAGTGCCATTACTATCGCattaaataa